One window of the Xiphophorus couchianus chromosome 12, X_couchianus-1.0, whole genome shotgun sequence genome contains the following:
- the smarcb1a gene encoding SWI/SNF-related matrix-associated actin-dependent regulator of chromatin subfamily B member 1-A, translating into MALSKTFGQKPVKFQLEEDGEFYMIGSEVGNYLRMFRGSLYKRYPSLWRKLATVEERKKIVESSHDHGYTQLATSVTLLKASEVEEILEGNDEKYKAVSISTEPPTYLREQKAKRNNQWVPTLPNSSHHLDAVPCSTTINRSRLGRDKKRTFPLCFDDHDPAVIHENATQPEVLVPIRLDMEIEGQKLRDAFTWNMNEKLMTPEMFAEILCDDLDLNPLAFVPAIASAIRQQIESYPTDSLLEDQTDQRVIIKLNIHVGNISLVDQFEWDMSERENSPEKFALKLCSELGLGGEFVTTIAYSIRGQLSWHQRTYAFSENPLPTVEIAIRNTGEADQWCPLLETLTDAEMEKKIRDQDRNTRRMRRLANTW; encoded by the exons ATGGCGCTTAGCAAAACGTTTGGGCAAAAACCGGTGAAATTTCAGCTCGAAGAGGATGGAGAATTTTACATGATCGGTTCTGAG GTGGGGAACTACCTGCGCATGTTCAGAGGCTCCCTATATAAGCGATACCCGTCATTATGGAGAAAACTGGCAACAGTGGAAGAACGGAAGAAAATTGTAGAGTCTTCACACG ATCACGGCTACACTCAGCTGGCCACCAGCGTTACGCTCCTGAAGGCCTCGGAGGTTGAGGAGATCCTCGAAGGGAACGATGAAAAATACAAAGCTGTGTCTATCAGCACTGAGCCGCCCACCTAcctcag GGAACAGAAGGCAAAGAGGAACAACCAGTGGGTTCCCACGCTGCCCAACAGTTCCCACCACCTGGACGCCGTTCCCTGCTCCACCACCATCAACCGCAGCCGGCTGGGCCGGGACAAGAAGAGGACCTTCCCCCTGTG CTTCGACGACCACGACCCGGCAGTGATCCATGAAAACGCCACACAGCCTGAGGTTCTTGTTCCGATCCGTCTTGACATGGAGATCGAGGGTCAGAAACTGAGAGACGCTTTCACCTGGAACATGAACG aaaaGCTCATGACACCTGAGATGTTTGCGGAGATCTTGTGCGACGACCTGGATCTGAACCCCCTGGCCTTCGTCCCCGCCATCGCCTCAGCCATCCGGCAGCAGATCGAGTCCTACCCGACAGACAGCCTCCTGGAGGACCAGACGGACCAAAGGGTGATCATCAAG CTGAACATCCACGTGGGGAACATTTCTCTGGTGGACCAGTTTGAGTGGGACATGTCGGAGAGAGAAAACTCTCCGGAGAAGTTTGCCCTGAAGCTCTGCTCGGAGCTCGGCCTGGGCGGAGAGTTCGTCACCACCATCGCCTACAGCATCCGAGGTCAGCTGAGCTGGCACCAGAGGACATACGCCTTCAG TGAGAACCCGCTTCCTACGGTGGAGATCGCCATCAGAAACACGGGCGAGGCAGACCAGtggtgccccctgctggagaCCCTGACAGACGCAGAGATGGAGAAGAAGATCAGAGACCAGGACAGAAACACGAG ACGAATGAGGCGTCTGGCGAACACGTGGTAG
- the LOC114154170 gene encoding derlin-2-like, which translates to MALSLTQEYFQIPLVTRTYTTACVLTTAAVQLQVISPFQLYFNPELIITRYQIWRLITSFFFFGSLGFGFLFNIIFLYRYCRMLEEDCFRGRTADFVFMFLFGGILITLLGLFANIFFLGQAFITMLVYVWSKRNPLIRMNFFCLLTFRAPLLPWVLMGCSLLLGNPVTADVLGIGVGHLYYFLEDVFPNQPGGRKLLTTPDLL; encoded by the exons atgGCTCTCAGCCTCACTCAGGAGTATTTCCAGATCCCTCTGGTGACCCGGACGTACACGACGGCCTGCGTCCTCACCACCGCTGCCGTG CAACTTCAAGTCATCTCCCCGTTTCAGCTGTACTTCAACCCAGAACTCATCATCACTAGATACCAG ATATGGCGTCTGATCaccagcttcttcttctttggttcTCTTGGATTTGGTTTTTTGTTCAACATCATTTTCCT CTATCGGTACTGCCGCATGCTGGAGGAAGACTGTTTCCGAGGAAGAACggctgattttgttttcatgttccTGTTTGGAGGAATCCTCATAACT CTGCTGGGTCTGTTTGCAAACATCTTCTTCCTCGGCCAGGCCTTCATCACCATGCTGGTGTACGTCTGGAGTAAAAGAAACCCACTGATACGCATGAACTTCTTCTGCCTCCTCACCTTCCGGGCGCCGCTTCTGCCCTGGGTGCTGATGGGATGTTCGCTGCTGCTCGGAAACCCCGTCACCGCCGACGTCCTGG GTATCGGCGTTGGACACCTGTATTACTTCTTAGAGGACGTGTTTCCGAACCAGCCAGGAGGAAGAAAGCTGCTGACGACACCAGATCTGCTGTAA
- the mmp11a gene encoding stromelysin-3: protein MRTSLVVCFCVFALQCFQSMLGAPVRGAGRYKAAPASEKSPDLKKRGKAPHLQGSVKEASPSTNASNTWNRPRCGVPDFPNQKELQYQGRHRQRRFVLHGGRFDKKDLTYKIERFPWQMDEEKVRRVIREAVKIWSDVTPLTFTEVRRGIADIRIDFSSYWHGDNLPFDGPGGILAHAFFPKTHRQGDIHFDYDESWTLGNYMGTDLLQVAAHEFGHVLGLQHSRKPKTVMSAYYSFSYPLRLSEDDRLGIQYLYGAKPQVLPPPPTPAPRALVPKTETNELNPDACQTDFDAVSMIRGELFFFKSGYVWRIRDPGGSARLESGYPALASRHWKGIPTKIDAAFEDKSGNIWFFQDDNYWVFDAEMHIRGPESIRSLGLSTSNIQAALRWGHDPNYNIYFFKSGSYWRFSPRENRVESPQPRSMQYWTGIPEDVDAAFRDTHGFAHFIRGRQYWKFDPVGMNSLEGYPRYIGMDFFGCRNE from the exons GCCTCTGAGAAGTCCCCGGACCTGAAGAAGAGGGGGAAGGCTCCCCACCTTCAGGGTTCGGTGAAGGAGGCGAGTCCGTCCACCAACGCTTCCAACACATGGAACCGGCCGCGCTGTGGCGTACCGGACTTCCCCAACCAGAAGGAGCTGCAGTACCAAGGTCGACACCGCCAGAGACGCTTCGTTCTGCATGGAGGACGTTTCGACAAGAAGGATCTCACCTACAA GATCGAACGCTTCCCCTGGCAGATGGACGAGGAGAAGGTGCGGCGTGTGATCCGGGAGGCGGTGAAGATCTGGAGTGATGTCACACCTCTGACTTTCACCGAGGTCCGCAGAGGGATTGCCGACATCCGGATCGACTTTTCCAG CTACTGGCATGGAGACAACCTCCCGTTTGACGGTCCAGGTGGGATTCTAGCTCACGCCTTCTTCCCAAAAACGCATCGGCAGGGCGACATTCACTTCGACTACGACGAGTCCTGGACTCTGGGGAACTACATGG GGACAGACCTTCTGCAGGTCGCCGCCCATGAGTTTGGGCATGTCCTGGGCCTGCAGCACTCACGTAAGCCCAAAACCGTCATGTCCGCGTACTACTCCTTCTCCTACCCACTGAGGCTGAGCGAAGACGACAGACTAGGCATCCAGTACCTGTACGGAGCTAAACCCCAGGTCCTGCCCCCACCGCCAACCCCGGCTCCAAGGGCTCTGGTCCCCAAAACAGAGACCAACGAACTTAAT CCTGACGCCTGTCAGACGGATTTTGACGCCGTGTCGATGATCCGAGGGGAGCTGTTCTTCTTTAAGTCAGGCTACGTTTGGAGGATCAGGGATCCTGGAGGATCGGCGCGTCTGGAGAGCGGCTATCCGGCGCTGGCCTCCCGACACTGGAAGGGGATCCCGACCAAGATCGACGCCGCCTTTGAGGACAAGTCAGGGAATATTTGGTTCTTTCAAG ATGATAACTACTGGGTGTTTGACGCTGAGATGCACATCAGGGGCCCCGAGTCCATCAGGAGTTTAGGATTGTCCACATCCAACATCCAGGCTGCACTTCGCTGGGGTCACGACCCTAACTACAACATCTACTTCTTCAAGTCCGGTAGCTACTGGAGGTTCAGTCCCCGTGAGAACCGGGTCGAGTCGCCCCAACCGCGCAGCATGCAGTACTGGACCGGCATTCCTGAGGATGTTGACGCTGCCTTCAGGGACACTCACG GCTTTGCTCATTTTATCCGAGGACGTCAGTACTGGAAGTTCGATCCTGTCGGCATGAACTCGTTGGAAGGTTACCCACGCTACATCGGCATGGATTTCTTTGGGTGCAGGAACGAGTGA